CTAATACTTCTTTATTTGAAATATCATTTTTTAATTCATTTATTAATTCTTCTAAAGTAGTTTTTAACTCTTTAAATGAAGATTTATTCTCTTCATCAATTTTTTCAACCTGATTATGAGATTGTTCTTCAACTAAATCAAGTTCTTTATATTCAAATAAAGATAATAGTTTATTATAGTGTTCGCTATTTATAATATTTTCATTTTTCAAATATTCAAAAGAAGAGTGTAAAATATTTATATTTTGTTTTGATTTATTTTGTAAGATAGTCTCTATAATATTGTGTTGTAAATGGTTTAATTCATTTAAGTTAGAAGGACTTTTTACTTTTATTTGTTGACATAATGTTTTAAATGATGTAAGTGGTAAAAATTTATCGTAATTTTTTCTAGTTGCACTTATAATTAAAGCAAATATAGTAAATGTTTCCTCATTTATAGTTGCTTCTATTGGTTCAACATCTAAATTCTGTTCAAATGTGATACCGTGATATAATAAAAAGTAGTCATTTACTAAACTCATTTTCTAATCTCCCAAAAATATAAAAAGTTAAATATCATTAATGATATTTAACTTTTTATATTTTTTTATTTACGAAGGAGGAAATCCTTCGTAATAATTATCTAAGTGCTACTAATTTTCTTCTTAAGTAAGCAATTTTGTTTTGTAATGGTAAGTGTTTTGGACAATGGTCTTCACAAGCCATTAAAGACATACAACCAAAGATTCCATCATCATCACCGATTAATTCATAGAAATCTTCAGCAGTTCTTTTGTCATGTGGGTCAACTTCAAATCTTGCAACTCTGTTTAATCCAACAGGTCCAACGAAGTTAGGTCTCATTAACATTGTTCCACAAGAAGCAACACAAATACCACACTCTATACATCTATCTAATTCAAATGTATCATTTGCAACATCTGGATCAATTCTTTCTTCCATTTTTGTAATATCAGTCTCTTCATTTGTTACAATCCAAGATTGAACTCTTTTAGACATAGCATCCATCCATTTACCTGTATTTACAGATAAATCTTTGATTAATTCAAATGCAGGCATAGGCATTAATTGTAATTTTCCAGTTGGATAGTTAGCAATTAATGTTCTACACGCTAGTGATGGTTTACCATTTACAACCATACCACAAGAACCACAAATACCAGCTCTACAAACGAAATCAAAAGATAAATCTGGATCCATTGTTTCTCTAATTTTCATTAATGCAATGAAAAGAGTCATCCCTGGAGTCTCTTCTAATTTGTACTCAACAAAGTGAGGTTTAGAAACCTTACTTCTTGGATTGAATTTTAGAACTGAAATAGTTATTTCTCTACCTTTT
The genomic region above belongs to Arcobacter ellisii and contains:
- a CDS encoding fumarate reductase iron-sulfur subunit yields the protein MSIEKGREITISVLKFNPRSKVSKPHFVEYKLEETPGMTLFIALMKIRETMDPDLSFDFVCRAGICGSCGMVVNGKPSLACRTLIANYPTGKLQLMPMPAFELIKDLSVNTGKWMDAMSKRVQSWIVTNEETDITKMEERIDPDVANDTFELDRCIECGICVASCGTMLMRPNFVGPVGLNRVARFEVDPHDKRTAEDFYELIGDDDGIFGCMSLMACEDHCPKHLPLQNKIAYLRRKLVALR